The Brachyspira aalborgi genome has a segment encoding these proteins:
- a CDS encoding rod shape-determining protein yields MMNFVYNMFSSDMGIDLGTANTLVYIKGEGIVLAEPSVVAVEKSTGNVIAVGIEAKKMLGKVPGSIAAIRPMRDGVIADFETVEKMIRYFINKVHNKKTLVKPRIAIGIPTGITEVERRAVRESCEQAGARTIFLLEQSRAAAIGAGMPINEPNGNMIVEIGGGTTEIAVLSLGSMVKSASIRVGGDELDEAIVKSMLKTHNLYIGERTAEEIKINIGNAFKGDISKTMDIKGRDSVSGLPKTLTINSAEVKDSINDILVEIVEAIKSVLNQIPPEISADIVERGIVMSGGTSLLHGFTDLVAEETGVPVILAENPLTCVAIGCGKFIEETKNLKNYRRYS; encoded by the coding sequence ATGATGAATTTTGTATATAATATGTTTTCAAGCGATATGGGAATCGATTTAGGAACGGCAAATACTTTGGTTTATATTAAAGGAGAAGGAATAGTATTAGCCGAACCTTCCGTTGTCGCCGTTGAAAAAAGCACGGGAAATGTTATCGCCGTAGGAATCGAAGCTAAAAAAATGCTTGGTAAAGTTCCTGGCTCAATTGCAGCTATAAGACCTATGCGTGACGGAGTTATTGCCGATTTTGAAACGGTTGAAAAAATGATTAGATATTTTATTAATAAAGTGCATAATAAAAAGACTTTGGTTAAACCGAGAATAGCTATTGGAATTCCTACGGGAATTACCGAAGTTGAAAGAAGAGCGGTTAGAGAAAGTTGCGAGCAAGCTGGAGCGAGAACAATATTTCTTTTAGAGCAATCGAGAGCCGCGGCTATAGGAGCGGGAATGCCAATTAATGAACCTAACGGAAATATGATAGTTGAAATTGGCGGAGGAACTACGGAAATTGCCGTTTTGTCTTTGGGTAGTATGGTTAAAAGCGCTTCTATAAGAGTTGGAGGAGACGAGCTTGACGAAGCTATAGTAAAATCTATGTTAAAAACTCATAACCTTTATATAGGAGAGAGAACTGCAGAAGAGATTAAAATAAATATAGGAAACGCATTTAAGGGCGATATTTCAAAAACTATGGATATTAAAGGGCGAGATTCGGTTTCGGGGCTTCCTAAAACTTTAACTATAAACAGCGCCGAAGTAAAAGATTCTATAAACGATATATTAGTTGAAATAGTCGAAGCGATAAAATCCGTTCTTAATCAAATTCCTCCCGAAATTTCAGCCGATATAGTAGAAAGAGGAATAGTTATGAGCGGAGGAACTTCTTTATTGCATGGATTTACCGATTTAGTAGCCGAAGAAACGGGAGTTCCCGTAATATTGGCGGAAAATCCTTTAACTTGCGTAGCAATTGGATGCGGAAAATTTATTGAAGAGACAAAAAATTTAAAGAATTATAGACGATATTCTTAA